The genomic window tatagtgtgccatttttgaccagggcccatggtcaaaaggagtgcactttatagggaataagTGTGACTTGGGACTATATCAAAGCTCTCTTCCCCAAAGTATCATTATATTTAAATAGTACAGTCAAGGGGGACATAGCAACATTTCCTCTCCCTTTATTTctggagtggcaggtagcctagtggttagagcgttgtgccagtaaccgaaaggttgtaagatcgaatccccaaactgacaaggtaaaaatctgtcgttctgcccctgaacaaggcagttaacccactgttcctaggccatcattgaaaataatttgttaactgacttgcctagttaaataaaggtaaaatacattaaAAATACTAAACAACTGATCATAGTGATTCACACTTAACAATTCTAACAAAATGTTAACCTAGCGATAGAGAGGTGGTCTAAGCCGCTGCCTCGGGCTCCCAGGTACTGTGTACTACTGCTGTAAGCCTGGGTTCGAACCTGACCCactctttctgtcctctccccTGCCCTGTAAAATAAGAGGATAGTGTTTATGACAGTAGCTTACACCTACCACAGAAGGACATGCTCTGCCACATCGGAACGTTGGCTACCTTTAACCTGTAGTAGTGTGTCTGAATGTAGCGCGGCGTGACATCCCTTTAATTAAATACATACAAATGTTAGCCCATAGCACTGCATTACAACACACGTACATcacactgacatgcactgttgcATTCCACACTCCTAGAAGATGGAAAACATTTGTAAAGGGTTTGTCATGCAGTGTTGTACTCAGAGACTTAGACAATCCTAAAAGTGAATGCTAACCCAATACAAATCTCCCCTGGTGAAAATCTCACCTTTATAAACACAAGGTCATCCATGACACATTGTCTAAAACAACAATCTGTGTTTAATAACAACCTCTTACCCAATTGTGTAAGCAATTTCTTCCCAGTCGATATCTGCAGCATCTTCTATCTGCATTGCATTCAACCTTGAAGGTCAAAAATGACATGGATAAAAATTCACCATGCAACAGTTTCACATGCAGATATCAGGACCAAATGTCTACCTTTTGTCCTGTGTATCAGAACAGTTCAGAAAGGTGGAAGTCAACGGCACTAGACTGGGCTAATAAAGCGCATAGACTGAATGGAAATGAACACACTTACGCTTTGATCAAATCCACCTTGCCCTGTAAGGATTGTGTGCCGCCACTGAATACTGGTTGTCCACATGCCATTTTGTGCTTCAAAACAGCAAACCTGGAAAAACAGGACCAAAGACACAGTCTAAACAGTCAGACAAAAGTTCTGAATCTAAACATTTGTGTAAACAATTCAATGGGAATTGTTTATTTTGTAACATGACTCCTCAAACCCCCTGCCCACCATTTTATTCGACACTGGGACCAGTGGCGCGTTTCAACCACCTGGCACACATCTGTCCAGGGGATGTTGTTGTACAGCTGGTCTTTCCTGACGGTGGCCGGTCCACTGCCAGGCTCTGCCTGTCCCACCAGGTGCTTCCGCACAGCTTCCATTAGTCTTTTCAGTTCTTCCTCAGTCCACGCGCCTTTGTTTGCGGCTGAGAAATACACACCAAACAAGGCGGGAGCATTGCCCCAGGTCATACAAAGCTAACAACCATTTCCCCCAAAAGATAAGTGGAGCAGGATGTCCGGCAAGGATGTCAGAGTCAATACATTAAAGCTGTAATGTGTACTTGGTGGAACTGCCACTGTttgggatattacaacaacaacaacaaagaagataCTTGAAACACACCACAGTTTATCTCCTTGGGCCATCATTGCATGCATGATAGAACTGCAGAATATGGACTGTGATAAAGAAAATGTGCCACGATGCTGGATATTCCTCTCTTCCGCTtcatcaacaataacaataactagGGCGGTGGGGGCGGGGGGAACAGTTCCCAACGACTTACACATTTGAGCGAAACGTTTCTCTAGGGACGATTCGCTTCGGCCAGTCAACGCCGAGATCTTCGCCCACTTGTTGCCGTGCAACGTCTGTAGTTTTTTCAAAGAGTGAAGCTCTTCTTTGGTGAACCTTCGGTAAGGAAATCAAGGAAATAAGGATTCAAAGTGCCTCAATGTGTCTGCAAATGTTAGCAAACCATGAAGTGGTTCATATTAAAACAAGAGCACAGTTGTGAACACTAAAGAAAATGTCAATTCAATATTACAATACTCTCGTACACTGTATTTAGAGGCAACATAACGTGAGCCGTCATAGCTGTTAGTGACCGTGAGGGTAATTTCCTTATAGTAACTAGCCCTGTCTTACCTGCCCTTGTAGTTGCTGCCATCAAACATTTTCCTCCCACGAATATAGACTTGATGCCAAGACCTGGGTATTCCTTCACCTGGAACAACAGGTTAGGACGAGGTGAGTTCAGTTTTCTGGGAAATTCCTAAGCATATTTTCTTGACCACTGTAGACAATGCTGAAGAACAGGGATGTAATGTGAATAAAAACCGGCTGTGTCAGAAAGCTCTCTAATCTAATTAACCTGGCTACAAGACAACACACCTATTCTTTCATGGAATCTGTGATGCCTCTTCAATTTCTTGATATTTGCTTCTTCCTCTTTGAAGCGCTGTGGATGGAAGAGCTGAGAGCCACTCTGAATCCCAGTGAGAGACAGGAAGTCGTAGACGTTACTCCTCAGTCGTTCGTTCTCCTGCCCATTGAATCTCCCACTTCTCAGGGAAAGGCCTGGGAACAACAGAAGATTCCACATGGGCTCAACTGGTTAGATCTAAAATGATAAAACATATGATAATACTTTCAGTCTCATCTCTAAACACAGTAACATCTTACATATCATTGCTACAATGTTACATAACGGCGTGATAAACACTCAAAATTATTGAACCATGAGCGACTGAAGAATAAGCTTACCTTGTCTTCGGAATTCCTTGAATCGATCAAGATCATACTTTATCATCTTCTGGATCTCGTCAACCGACTTTGACTCAATGTTGGGAATGAACTCTTTGAGATCCTTCAGAGCCTGCCAGTCGTCCACACTGTAGCATAGTGAGGGGAGAAAATTCAAAATTATATTCTGGTACACTGCATTCACAAAATGTCTGGTTTTCACCAGCAAATGCATCTGGGCGACTCCACAGTAACAAAGTGATGCGGGGACTCTGATTTCACTttaaaaatgtcaaacaaaaaccaatgattgcaaagttaaagtTCTACAGAAAATTGTACAGGGTTCGTGCAGCTGGTGCACTCATTCTGTAACCAATCTTTGCCTCTGCACTGTTCAACAAGTAGCTTAAATAAGTGTTTCGTAAAAGGTTCAGTGGAAATGGTTAAACGTCATCATTGTGCCAAGATTTGTATGGTTCGTTTAACTTTGCATACATTGTTTTTTGTTGAGCATACATTAAAatgaaaaatctgagtctcagcatcactctTATTGTGGAATTGCCCTACTGTCAATGGTTGTGTTCACTTAGGAAATCACTCTTTCAAAATACGCTAGATTCACACTTCAATACAAGTGAACCAGGTTTCCATCTACTCACCCTAGAGTTTCTTCCTTTAGGCAGGGTTTGTTGTGTTGTTGGGTCCCCGTCTCAACAATGACTGAATGGgcgccctcctctgtctcaccGTTTGCTCCAGCATCATGAGTCCTGTTGTCATTTGGAACAGCTAAATCCAAAACATCTGCTGCAGAGTGGACACTGGCCATTCCCTTGTCTGACACTCTGCGGTGTTTTTTCTTTCTCCCGCTGCCCTCCACAGCGGCAGACCCTCCATCTGTTTTTGGCCTCTTTGACTTCAATTTTCTTTCAGTTTGTTCTTTTATACCTGGACGGTCTGCTTTATCTGGACAATCATTCAgttcactctctctgtgttttttcttattttgtttccTCTTCTCTTTTACGTTCTCCTCTGCCTCAGTTACCATACGTTCACCACTCTTGACTGTTTCAGTGTGCAGTTCTATGATTTCTGGATCCTGCTGTTCAATGCTGATCCATGCTGTTCTTGAAACTGTCCGACAGCTTTCCGCTCCCTCTTCAAgttctgtttgtctgttcttGTGCTTCTTCTTACTCTTTCTGGCCTCATCTGGCGCAGTTACAGCTGAAACGTCTACTGCAGCCTTTGAGAGGCCACGGTCTATCACCCGTTCTGGCTCAATGTCATCATGTTTTCTCTTATTCTTCCGGCTATTCATATTCTTCTCATCAGCAGTCACTCCCTCTGCTCCCACCTGTTGTGTTTGAAGATTCTTGGACTTTTTCTTTGTTTTCCCACCAGTTTGTTCCTCAGGATCTGGTACCTCCATTTCACCGTGAACAACATTTAGCTGCTTCTCTTGCTTTCCTTTTTTGagtttcttcctctccttctccaccacggTCACTGTTTGCTCTTTATGTTTAGGTTCTTCACCCCTTTTCTCTACTGTCGACTGGTGACCTTCCTTTTGATTATGCTCAATTGCCGGTTCTTCTGATCCCTGTTCAGATAGTGCTTTAGTcttctttttgtttttgttttttttgcatcCCTCGACTGTATCAGGTGCCACTGATGAGATTAATTCAGGAGTGTCTTCAAATAGAAGAGGGGATATTCGAGACATCTCAAACAACATGGAATTCTCACTTGTCCCTTGATTGGTGGATGTTGGAGTCCCTAGCATGGTGGCTGCAGCATatcctattttctctctctgtaaGAGAAAGACAATATTAATGTTTTCCATTCTTTCCTAAATGTGACAGCATGGATAGTCATGACCGCTAGCAGCTATGTAACGTTAACTAGTTACCATAATTCGATTAGCAAAATACGTGCATATAAAAACACAAGTTGACTTTTTCGTACATACGCGCACAAGTGTGATCAATGTTGGGATAAATAGCTAGCTACTATAGCTAGCTACTATGGCTAGCGGCTACATAACATGTGATATATCATCCAAATAGTCGAGCTAGCTAGTAGGCTACGTAAATCAAATATGATAAAACTCGCAAAGAAAAACAAATGCACCTGGTTGAACACGTGTGGAAAGTGGAACTTTGGCGACCAAAGCGACATAGCCGGAAATCCGGAAATGTACATATCTTCTTCGGCATTGGCAAGTTaacaatttgtgtgtgtgtgactgtgacaaAAGCTAGCTACTGCCACTCTGTGGTGGTGGATGTACTAttgaaatataacattttgaacgaatttggaacctctaaccctggcaatttgactggtaaactccaCTCGCAGTGGCTGCCTGCCTGGTATTCTGATCAGGAGTCTCCCATCTGCATTCCCAACGATTATAATTTGTAGGTCTAGATTAGTATTCCCGctatgcagtggtggaaaaagtacccaattgtcacacttgagtaaaagtatagataccttaatattaagtcactcaagtaaaagtgaaagtaaaagtctgaaagtatttggttttaaatacacttaagtatcaaaagtaaatgtcatttctaaaatatacttaagtatcaaaagtaaaagtaaaatgaTAAATAATTTAGAATTCCTTATGCAAATCAGATGGCACAAtttcctttttttaaatgtacgattagccaggggcacactccaacattcagacattaTTTACTAAATATAGATGTGTGTTAGCGTGTCATTCAGaccagaggtagtagggatgagcACGTGTTCTTTTGTTAAACTTCAGCAtgtgacaattttcctgtcctgctaagcattaaacatgtacagagtacttttggttgtcagggaaagtgtatggagtaaaatattttctttaggaatgtagtgaagtaaaagttgtcaaaaatagaaatattaaagtaaagtacagataccaacaaaaaaaaacgacTTATGTAGTACAGCTAAATAGATTTTGGTATGCTATTTCTATATGCCTAACTCAGGTCTAACTCATTATAATAACCTATATTTTTGTTCTAAAGTAAATGTAGATATGCTTTACAGTATTAGTCTACACAGCCGGAGATTGGTTTTGAATGATTTGATAATAATAATCCATACCACAGCGCAAGGTGCTCGGTCTGAATACTAGAGGTCTGAATACTAGAGAACATGTAGCCTACCATCTGGAGAGTTAATTAAAGATTCCTAAGTGAAGAGAAGTTGTCCTGATATTTCTTATACCTATCCACCATGATTTACACAGTCAAATCATTGGCAGCCTTTCAACATTAGGATACAATATTTTCTCTAGCCTAGATAGGCTATCAATCTACCTCTCGCAAACACAACATGGGCGGTTTAAATTGGTCAACAATAATATTTATTAAAGATGATCACAAAGAATGTGTCGGTAGCTCTGCATTATAGTACAACATATTTATTTTGAACTAAAGCCACAAAACCAGTgtatgagtgagtcactcagctttatgctGACAAATATCACACTTTACTCAAGTCATTAATAGCTCAGGTCTTGAAAATAGGAGCCAAGAGCAGCACCGACCCTTTGCCCTTCAGTATCCAATGTATATAAATGACCATGTGAGCACCGCCCGAAGTAAATTTTTTGGGGTCATTTCGCTCACAGGGGAGGCTCATATAGACGATTTCCCTGTCGGTTTTTCCTCCCTGTACTTTCTTTCATTCAGTTTATTCTTCATAAAGGCAAAGAACAACCTCATGTTTCAGAAACTCATGTTACAAAGCCTACTATCCCTCCTTTCTGCTGCATCCTCCTCCTATCCCAAAACAAGTGAGAAGGGTGCAATTGCAGCCCGCATTTCGGATGATTGCTgcatgtgggcattcctgcaCCTGCAGGAAACCCTCTTTATACTTCTATGGTCAATTTTTAAGTTAGGACTGGCGGGAGGTGTGGGTGCTTCAGTACAGAAGGTGCTGTTAACTTAGGGCTAGACcacttttttctcaatttccgcctgaatgatttgcccaaagtaaactgactGTTGCTCAGgtcctgaagccaggatatgcatataattggtactattgggaaaaaaacgatttgatgtttgtagaaatgttaaaataatgtaggagatataacacaatagatatggtaggagaaaatccaaagaaaaaccaaccagaactTTGTTTTTGAGAGACCATCTTCTTAGAATGGCAAGTATAAGGTCATACtgaaaattagctccctggatgcaattcctatggcttccacagggtgtcaacagtctatgttcaaggttgcaggcttgtaacttcaaaaacaaataagaaacatcagttttagtacagggacagtcttggaaattcgtgtttaCATGCGTCATGAAGACAGGACACActtgctaaaatcggtttcctattgaacatacttctttccataaGAAATATTATATTTTGATTACATTTCAGGGTACTGAGGAGtaaatattttgacttgttgaaataaagtttaggggtagactttcagattcctttctctgcatgttgaacgagtgaaTTACTCAAATCAATGTCGCCAACTAAACTGaccttttgggatataaagaaggattttatctaacaaaacggcactacatgttatagctgggaccacttggatgacaaatcagagaaaGATTTTCAAAAAGAAATTGaatattttatcgctatttatgaatttatgaaacctgtgccggtgaaacatttttttttatgtggggcaccgtcctcaaacaatcgcatggcatgttttcactgtaatagctactctAAATCGgaaagtgcagttagattaacaagaatttaagctttcaaccgatgTAAGACacatatgtacctaaatgtttaatatccataatttttatgattatttatttgaattgcacacCCTCCAGTTTCAcaggaagttgtcccgctagtggCACACCTAGCCCTAAAATTAATGCACAATAATGTTGGATGCCAACAGCCTATAAACCCCACAGAAGAATTGGCAGGCGCAACAATGATAGCAAGCTACCTGTACACCGTGAGACAGTGTCCTTCGCACTGTTTTCCCGCAGTTCTGTTAACAACGGTGAAAGCAGGTGTTCGGCAGGCGGGTAGCGAAGGACACTGTGTGGTAACTTTGCCCTTacaaaaaagattgcagtcatagtgcagtataactgcagtacactgcagtataactgcagtatgctgcaaatactgcgtccaaaataataccgtttttttttactgcagtaattatactgcatccaaaataccacagtcgactgcagttactgcacttttattGCTGTTTCAAAACTGCAATATTTTATTGTAAGGGAGCCAGCTAGTCCTAAAGGGGACTCCGTTACACAGCAAATGGGAGGCGACACTGGGTGATAGCTAACTTTCAAGCAAGCACACGGTGTCgctaactatcaagctagctagtgCACGCTGACGCCCCAGCCTCCCACCTGCTGTGCTAGCGGGAGGCGGGGACGACTGGTAGATGGGcgaaaaaacattttatttatttacttttgacCCACATTCAAAAGTGTTGCACAATCATTCATACAGCATTCAAACTCTTCAAATATAATTTTGAAACTAGTCCGTATTTCATATTTTCACACAGACCCAAGGTCCATGGCCACCGAGCAGGATCTGACCTGGGATCCAAGGGTCAACTAAGAATTTCGGACCAACCGATCAGGATCCGAGGGTCAACTAAGAAAACTTGTCTTGCAAAACATTTGGgtactgtatcaacagtggactaatgacaAAAATTCAAAAATATCGTATTTGAGTGTATTTTTCCTTTAAGTTAAAATATGACACCAGTTTCCAATGACCCCATACTGACATGTAATGACAACTTCAATGTGGACGAGCCTTTGTGCTTTAAAATATTGGAAACTTCTATGCGGCCGACACTGTACGTCTAAATTGACACCACCCACACATTACAGTCAATCATCTTTCTGTCCTGCAGGAATCTGAGGCAACTATGATCTAGTCTCATAAGTTACCTGACTAGTAAAGAGGAATGCTTTTTTAAAACGTTCTTCGAACAGAAGTGAACATTTCGTCAGTTCTGGGAACTtaatttttaggttgcagggaggttcttaGAACGTTTTACTGTGGTTCCGTGATTGTTTTCCTGGTGAGGTTATATTAATGTTCAGAGAATGtaaattataggttatttgaagATCATTaattaacgttctgagaacatgtttcaataagactttgaATAACAATGCCAGCTTATGTTAACGGTGTCAGCACCAATCTTCAATGGGGCTGACCAATCAGATCCTTGGGggaatccaggaagccatttcctgaagtacatacacatacatacaaacccacaacaacacagaaactggggaacgtaacatcCACACATTACAGTCAATCATCTTTCTGTCCCGCAGGAATCTGAGGCAACTATGATCTAGTCTAGTAAGTTACCTCCCTGCTACCTAGGGGATGTTACAGTAGTTAGTGAACATGGCCCAGAGGATGTTACAGTAGTTAGTGAACATGGCCCAGAGGATGTTACAGTAGTTAGTGAACATGGCCCAGAGGATGTTACAGTAGTTAGTGAACATGGCCCAGAGGATGTTACAGTAGTTAGTGAACATGGCCCAGAGGATGTTACAGTAGTTAGCGAACATGGCCCAGAGGATGTTACAGTAGTTAGTGAACATGGCCCAGGGGATGTAACAGTAGTTAGTGAACATGGCCCAGAGGATGTTACAGTAGTTAGTGAACATGGCCCAGAGGATGGTACAGTAGTTAGTGAACATGGCCCAGAGGATGTTACAGTAGTTAGTGAACATGGCCCAGAGGGTGTTACAGTAGTTAGTGAACATGGCCCAGAGGATGTTACAGTAGGTAGTGAACATGGCCCAGAGGATGTTACAGTAGTTAGTGAACATTGCCCAGAGGGTGTTACAGTAGTTAGTGAACATGGCCCAGGGGATGTAACAGTAGTTAGTGAACATGGCCCAGAGGATGTTACAGTAGTTAGTGAACATGGCccagaggatgttacagtaagTAGTGAACATGGCCCAGAGGATGTTACAGTAGTTAGTGAACATGGCCTAGAGGATGTTACAGTAGTTAGTGAACATGGCCCAGAGGATGTTACAGTAGTTAGTGAACATGGCCCAGAGGATGTTACAATAGTTAGTGAACATGGTCCAAAGGGTTTTACAGTAGTTAGTGAACATGGTCCAAAGGGTTTTACAGTAGTTAGTGAACATGGCCCAGAGGGTGTTACAGTAGTTAGTGAACATGGCCCAGAGGGTGTTACAGTAGGTAGTGAACATGGCCCAGAGGATGTTACAGTAGTTAGTGAACATGGCCTAGAGGATGTTACAGTAGTTAGTGAACATGGTCCAAAGGGTTTTACAGTAGTTAGTGAACATGGCCCAGAGGATGTTACAGTAGTTAGTGAACATGGCccagaggatgttacagtaagTAGTGAACATGGCCCAGAGGATGTTACAGTAGTTAGTGAACATGGCCTAGAGGATGTTACAGTAGTTAGTGAACATGGCCCAGAGGATGTTACAGTAGTTAGTGAACATGGCCCAGAGGATGTTACAGTAGTTAGTGAACATGGTCCAAAGGGTTTTACAGTAGTTAGTGAACATGGTCCAAAGGGTTTTACAGTAGTTAGTAAACATGGCCCAGAGGGTGTTACAGTAGTTAGTGAACATGGCCCAGAGGGTGTTACAGTAGGTAGTGAACATGGCCCAGAGGATGTTACAGTAGTTAGTGAACATGGCCTAGAGGATGTTACAGTAGTTAGTGAACATGGTCCAAAGGGTTTTACAGTAGTTAGTGAACATGGCCCAGAGGATGTTACAGTAGTTAGTGAACATTGCCCAGAGGATGTTACAGTAGGTAGTGAACATGGCCCAGAGGATGTTACAGTAGTTAGCGAACATGGCCCAAAGGGTTTTACAGTAGTTAGTGAACATGGCccagaggatgttacagtaagTAGTGAACATGGCCCAGAGGATGTTACAGTAGTTAGTGAACATGGCCCAGAGGATGTTACAGTAGTTAGTGAACATGGCCCAGAGGATGTTACAGTAGTTAGTGAACATGGTCCAA from Oncorhynchus mykiss isolate Arlee chromosome 15, USDA_OmykA_1.1, whole genome shotgun sequence includes these protein-coding regions:
- the LOC110490383 gene encoding transcription termination factor 1 isoform X1: MYISGFPAMSLWSPKFHFPHVFNQREKIGYAAATMLGTPTSTNQGTSENSMLFEMSRISPLLFEDTPELISSVAPDTVEGCKKNKNKKKTKALSEQGSEEPAIEHNQKEGHQSTVEKRGEEPKHKEQTVTVVEKERKKLKKGKQEKQLNVVHGEMEVPDPEEQTGGKTKKKSKNLQTQQVGAEGVTADEKNMNSRKNKRKHDDIEPERVIDRGLSKAAVDVSAVTAPDEARKSKKKHKNRQTELEEGAESCRTVSRTAWISIEQQDPEIIELHTETVKSGERMVTEAEENVKEKRKQNKKKHRESELNDCPDKADRPGIKEQTERKLKSKRPKTDGGSAAVEGSGRKKKHRRVSDKGMASVHSAADVLDLAVPNDNRTHDAGANGETEEGAHSVIVETGTQQHNKPCLKEETLGVDDWQALKDLKEFIPNIESKSVDEIQKMIKYDLDRFKEFRRQGLSLRSGRFNGQENERLRSNVYDFLSLTGIQSGSQLFHPQRFKEEEANIKKLKRHHRFHERIGEGIPRSWHQVYIRGRKMFDGSNYKGRFTKEELHSLKKLQTLHGNKWAKISALTGRSESSLEKRFAQMSANKGAWTEEELKRLMEAVRKHLVGQAEPGSGPATVRKDQLYNNIPWTDVCQVVETRHWSQCRIKWFAVLKHKMACGQPVFSGGTQSLQGKVDLIKALNAMQIEDAADIDWEEIAYTIGDVTPRYIQTHYYRLKVANVPMWQSMSFCEIIDFLNSRVLPNFEERLQVLINSGKMVSRNDPQELFLLSEIFDNEDSDYYSEVQNS
- the LOC110490383 gene encoding transcription termination factor 1 isoform X2; the encoded protein is MREKIGYAAATMLGTPTSTNQGTSENSMLFEMSRISPLLFEDTPELISSVAPDTVEGCKKNKNKKKTKALSEQGSEEPAIEHNQKEGHQSTVEKRGEEPKHKEQTVTVVEKERKKLKKGKQEKQLNVVHGEMEVPDPEEQTGGKTKKKSKNLQTQQVGAEGVTADEKNMNSRKNKRKHDDIEPERVIDRGLSKAAVDVSAVTAPDEARKSKKKHKNRQTELEEGAESCRTVSRTAWISIEQQDPEIIELHTETVKSGERMVTEAEENVKEKRKQNKKKHRESELNDCPDKADRPGIKEQTERKLKSKRPKTDGGSAAVEGSGRKKKHRRVSDKGMASVHSAADVLDLAVPNDNRTHDAGANGETEEGAHSVIVETGTQQHNKPCLKEETLGVDDWQALKDLKEFIPNIESKSVDEIQKMIKYDLDRFKEFRRQGLSLRSGRFNGQENERLRSNVYDFLSLTGIQSGSQLFHPQRFKEEEANIKKLKRHHRFHERIGEGIPRSWHQVYIRGRKMFDGSNYKGRFTKEELHSLKKLQTLHGNKWAKISALTGRSESSLEKRFAQMSANKGAWTEEELKRLMEAVRKHLVGQAEPGSGPATVRKDQLYNNIPWTDVCQVVETRHWSQCRIKWFAVLKHKMACGQPVFSGGTQSLQGKVDLIKALNAMQIEDAADIDWEEIAYTIGDVTPRYIQTHYYRLKVANVPMWQSMSFCEIIDFLNSRVLPNFEERLQVLINSGKMVSRNDPQELFLLSEIFDNEDSDYYSEVQNS
- the LOC110490383 gene encoding transcription termination factor 1 isoform X3, with amino-acid sequence MLGTPTSTNQGTSENSMLFEMSRISPLLFEDTPELISSVAPDTVEGCKKNKNKKKTKALSEQGSEEPAIEHNQKEGHQSTVEKRGEEPKHKEQTVTVVEKERKKLKKGKQEKQLNVVHGEMEVPDPEEQTGGKTKKKSKNLQTQQVGAEGVTADEKNMNSRKNKRKHDDIEPERVIDRGLSKAAVDVSAVTAPDEARKSKKKHKNRQTELEEGAESCRTVSRTAWISIEQQDPEIIELHTETVKSGERMVTEAEENVKEKRKQNKKKHRESELNDCPDKADRPGIKEQTERKLKSKRPKTDGGSAAVEGSGRKKKHRRVSDKGMASVHSAADVLDLAVPNDNRTHDAGANGETEEGAHSVIVETGTQQHNKPCLKEETLGVDDWQALKDLKEFIPNIESKSVDEIQKMIKYDLDRFKEFRRQGLSLRSGRFNGQENERLRSNVYDFLSLTGIQSGSQLFHPQRFKEEEANIKKLKRHHRFHERIGEGIPRSWHQVYIRGRKMFDGSNYKGRFTKEELHSLKKLQTLHGNKWAKISALTGRSESSLEKRFAQMSANKGAWTEEELKRLMEAVRKHLVGQAEPGSGPATVRKDQLYNNIPWTDVCQVVETRHWSQCRIKWFAVLKHKMACGQPVFSGGTQSLQGKVDLIKALNAMQIEDAADIDWEEIAYTIGDVTPRYIQTHYYRLKVANVPMWQSMSFCEIIDFLNSRVLPNFEERLQVLINSGKMVSRNDPQELFLLSEIFDNEDSDYYSEVQNS